In a genomic window of Pseudomonas putida:
- the rpsT gene encoding 30S ribosomal protein S20 — protein MANSPSAKKRAKQAEKRRSHNASLRSMVRTYIKNVVKAIDAKDAAKAQAAYVLAVPVIDRMADKGIIHKNKAARHKSRLNGHVKALNVAAAA, from the coding sequence GTGGCCAACTCACCTTCCGCCAAAAAACGTGCAAAACAGGCTGAGAAGCGTCGCAGCCACAACGCCAGCCTGCGTTCCATGGTTCGTACCTACATCAAGAATGTAGTTAAGGCCATCGACGCAAAAGACGCTGCAAAAGCTCAAGCTGCTTACGTTCTGGCTGTGCCTGTTATCGACCGTATGGCCGATAAAGGCATCATCCACAAGAACAAAGCCGCTCGTCATAAGAGCCGCCTGAATGGCCACGTAAAGGCCCTGAACGTTGCCGCTGCTGCCTAA
- a CDS encoding CreA family protein: MRMAKGLLGLLLAMPLLASAEEIGQVSTVFKFVGPNDRIVVEAFDDPKVEGVTCYLSRAKTGGVKGGLGLAEDRAEASIACRQVGPIKFKGELKDGDEVFKERTSLVFKTMQVVRFLDKKRNTLVYLVYSDRLIEGSPQNAVTAIPILPWVPVQQ, encoded by the coding sequence ATGCGCATGGCAAAAGGGTTGTTGGGGCTGCTGCTGGCGATGCCGTTGCTGGCGTCGGCCGAGGAAATCGGCCAGGTGTCGACGGTGTTCAAGTTCGTCGGTCCCAACGACCGAATCGTTGTCGAGGCATTCGATGATCCGAAGGTCGAAGGCGTGACCTGCTACCTTTCGCGCGCCAAGACCGGCGGCGTGAAGGGTGGCTTGGGTCTGGCGGAAGATCGCGCGGAGGCTTCCATTGCCTGTCGCCAGGTCGGGCCGATCAAGTTCAAGGGCGAACTGAAGGATGGGGATGAGGTGTTCAAGGAGCGTACGTCCCTGGTGTTCAAGACCATGCAGGTGGTGCGTTTCCTCGACAAGAAGCGCAATACGCTGGTTTATCTGGTGTACAGCGATCGTTTGATCGAGGGTAGTCCGCAGAATGCGGTGACGGCGATTCCGATTTTGCCGTGGGTGCCTGTCCAGCAATAG
- the proB gene encoding glutamate 5-kinase has protein sequence MRSKVTGAQRWVVKIGSALLTADGKGLDRAAMGVWVEQMVALHEAGVELVLVSSGAVAAGMSRLGWTSRPSAMHELQAAAAIGQMGLVQAWESSFAEHGRHTAQILLTHDDLSDRKRYLNARSTLRALVELKVIPVINENDTVVTDEIRFGDNDTLAALVANLVEADLLVILTDRDGMFDADPRNNPDAQLIYEARADDPALDAVAGGTGGALGRGGMQTKLRAARLAARSGAHTIIVGGRLERVLDRLKAGERIGTLLSPERGMLAARKQWLAGHLQTRGTLVLDAGAVTALSEGNKSLLPVGVKLVQGSFRRGEMVVCVAPDGREIARGLANYSALEAQKIIGQSSDAIVGLLGYMAEPELVHRDNLILV, from the coding sequence ATGCGGAGCAAGGTGACGGGTGCGCAGCGTTGGGTCGTGAAAATCGGCAGCGCTTTGCTGACGGCGGACGGCAAGGGGCTGGACCGCGCGGCAATGGGTGTCTGGGTAGAGCAGATGGTGGCCTTGCATGAGGCGGGCGTTGAGCTGGTGCTGGTGTCCTCCGGGGCGGTGGCGGCCGGCATGAGCCGTCTGGGCTGGACCTCGCGACCCAGTGCGATGCACGAACTCCAGGCTGCCGCGGCAATCGGCCAGATGGGTTTGGTGCAGGCCTGGGAATCGAGCTTTGCCGAGCATGGCCGGCATACCGCGCAGATTCTGCTGACTCACGATGACCTGTCCGACCGCAAGCGCTACCTGAATGCCCGCAGCACCCTGCGTGCTCTGGTCGAGCTGAAAGTCATTCCGGTGATCAACGAAAACGACACCGTGGTCACCGACGAAATCCGTTTCGGCGATAACGACACCCTGGCGGCGCTGGTGGCCAATCTGGTCGAGGCGGATCTGCTGGTGATCCTGACGGATCGCGACGGCATGTTCGATGCTGATCCGCGCAACAATCCCGATGCCCAGTTGATTTACGAGGCCCGTGCCGACGATCCGGCACTCGATGCGGTGGCGGGCGGGACTGGTGGTGCGCTGGGGCGCGGCGGCATGCAGACCAAGTTGCGTGCGGCGCGTCTGGCGGCGCGTTCCGGGGCGCATACGATCATTGTTGGTGGGCGGCTCGAGCGCGTGCTGGATCGCCTCAAGGCGGGTGAGCGCATCGGCACTTTGCTTTCGCCTGAGCGCGGCATGCTGGCGGCGCGCAAGCAGTGGCTGGCCGGGCATCTGCAGACCCGCGGCACTCTGGTGCTGGATGCCGGGGCGGTGACGGCGCTGTCCGAGGGTAATAAGAGTTTGCTGCCTGTAGGGGTGAAACTGGTTCAAGGCAGCTTCCGCCGTGGCGAAATGGTGGTGTGCGTGGCGCCGGATGGTCGAGAAATCGCTCGTGGCCTGGCTAACTACAGCGCGCTGGAAGCGCAAAAAATCATCGGTCAATCGTCTGATGCGATCGTCGGTTTACTGGGTTATATGGCTGAGCCGGAGTTGGTTCACCGCGATAACCTGATTCTGGTCTGA
- the cgtA gene encoding Obg family GTPase CgtA has product MKFVDEVSIRVKAGDGGNGCMSFRREKFIENGGPNGGDGGDGGSIYMMADENLNTLVDYRYTRHFDAERGSNGGSTDCTGKKGEDLVLRVPVGTTVIDSATQEVIGDLTKAGQKLLVAHGGWHGLGNTRFKSSTNRAPRQTTPGKPGEQRDLKLEMKVLADVGLLGLPNAGKSTFIRSVSAAKPKVADYPFTTLVPNLGVVSVDRWKSFVIADIPGLIEGASDGAGLGIRFLKHLSRTRLLLHLVDMAPLDESDAAEAAEVIVNELTKFSPSLAERDRWLILNKSDQILEEEHDARVKEIVDRLEWTGPVYVISAIAKQNTERLCHDIMRYLEDRADRLANDPAYREELSELDQRIEDEARAQLQALDDQRALRRSGVKSVHDIGDDDWDEEDVDDEDGPEIIYVRD; this is encoded by the coding sequence ATGAAGTTTGTTGATGAAGTATCGATCCGAGTAAAGGCTGGTGACGGCGGTAACGGTTGCATGAGCTTCCGTCGCGAAAAATTCATCGAAAACGGCGGTCCGAACGGTGGTGATGGCGGCGACGGCGGTTCCATCTACATGATGGCCGACGAAAACCTCAACACCCTGGTGGACTACCGTTACACCCGGCACTTCGATGCCGAGCGTGGCTCCAACGGCGGCAGCACCGACTGCACCGGCAAAAAAGGTGAAGATCTGGTCTTGCGCGTGCCGGTCGGCACCACTGTGATCGACTCCGCCACCCAGGAGGTCATCGGCGACCTGACCAAGGCTGGCCAGAAGCTGCTGGTAGCTCATGGTGGCTGGCACGGTCTGGGCAACACCCGTTTCAAATCCAGTACCAACCGCGCACCACGCCAGACTACGCCGGGCAAGCCGGGCGAGCAGCGTGATCTCAAGCTGGAAATGAAGGTGCTGGCGGACGTGGGTCTGCTGGGTTTGCCGAACGCCGGCAAAAGTACTTTTATCCGTTCGGTATCGGCCGCCAAGCCGAAAGTCGCCGATTACCCGTTCACCACCCTGGTGCCAAACCTGGGTGTGGTCAGCGTCGATCGCTGGAAAAGCTTCGTGATCGCGGACATTCCGGGTCTGATCGAAGGCGCTTCCGATGGTGCCGGCCTGGGGATTCGCTTCCTCAAGCACTTGTCGCGTACCCGTCTGTTGCTGCATCTCGTCGACATGGCGCCGCTGGATGAGTCTGATGCTGCCGAGGCGGCTGAAGTGATCGTCAACGAGCTGACCAAGTTCAGCCCGTCCCTGGCTGAGCGTGATCGCTGGTTGATCCTGAACAAGAGCGACCAGATCCTCGAAGAGGAGCACGATGCTCGCGTCAAGGAAATCGTCGATCGCCTGGAGTGGACCGGTCCGGTTTACGTCATCTCGGCCATCGCCAAGCAGAACACCGAGCGTCTGTGCCACGACATCATGCGTTACCTGGAAGATCGTGCTGATCGTCTGGCGAATGATCCGGCCTACCGCGAAGAGCTGTCCGAGCTCGATCAGCGCATCGAAGACGAAGCGCGCGCCCAGTTGCAGGCGCTGGATGACCAGCGTGCCCTGCGTCGCAGTGGCGTGAAGTCGGTCCACGACATCGGTGACGATGATTGGGACGAAGAAGATGTGGATGATGAAGATGGTCCGGAAATCATTTACGTGCGTGACTGA
- the rpmA gene encoding 50S ribosomal protein L27 gives MAHKKAGGSTRNGRDSEAKRLGVKMYGGQAIKAGNIIVRQRGTQFHAGYGVGMGKDHTLFAKVEGVIKFEVKGAFGRRYVSVVAA, from the coding sequence ATGGCACACAAAAAAGCTGGTGGTAGTACCCGTAACGGTCGCGACTCAGAAGCCAAACGCCTTGGCGTGAAGATGTATGGCGGCCAGGCTATCAAAGCAGGCAACATCATCGTGCGTCAGCGCGGCACCCAATTCCACGCTGGCTACGGCGTTGGCATGGGTAAAGATCACACTCTCTTCGCTAAAGTCGAAGGCGTGATCAAGTTCGAAGTAAAAGGCGCCTTCGGTCGTCGTTACGTGAGCGTTGTCGCAGCCTAA
- the rplU gene encoding 50S ribosomal protein L21 — protein sequence MSYAVIVTGGKQYKVAPGEYLKIEKLEVATGESVTFDRVLLVANGDDVNIGAPVVAGATVVAEVISQGRHDKVRIIKFRRRKHHMKRMGHRQWYTEIKITGIQA from the coding sequence ATGTCTTATGCAGTAATCGTTACTGGCGGCAAGCAGTACAAAGTCGCCCCGGGTGAATACCTGAAGATCGAAAAACTGGAAGTCGCTACCGGCGAATCCGTTACCTTTGATCGCGTTCTGTTGGTTGCCAACGGTGACGACGTGAATATCGGTGCTCCAGTTGTTGCTGGCGCTACCGTTGTGGCTGAAGTGATCTCCCAAGGTCGTCACGATAAAGTCCGCATCATCAAGTTCCGTCGCCGTAAGCACCACATGAAGCGTATGGGCCACCGCCAGTGGTACACCGAGATCAAAATCACCGGTATTCAGGCTTAA
- a CDS encoding polyprenyl synthetase family protein: protein MQPQAFYRAVADDFSAVDGIIKKQLTSRVPLVSKIGDYITSAGGKRLRPLLVLLCGKALGREGDDLRLLAATIEFLHTATLLHDDVVDMSGMRRGRSTANAMWGNAPSVLVGDFLYSRSFEMMVELGSMPVMKILSQATRVIAEGEVLQLSKVRDASTTEETYMEVIRGKTAMLFEASTHSAAALCEATPEQAEALRTFGDHLGVAFQLVDDLLDYKGDADTLGKNVGDDLAEGKPTLPLIYTMREGTPEQAALVRKAIQKGGIEDLESIREAVEASGSLEYTAQLARDYVARAIQCLEALPASEYRDALVELSEFAVARTH from the coding sequence ATGCAACCCCAAGCTTTCTACCGCGCGGTCGCGGACGATTTTAGCGCCGTCGACGGCATCATCAAGAAGCAGCTGACTTCCCGAGTCCCGCTGGTATCGAAAATCGGCGACTACATCACCTCGGCCGGCGGCAAACGCCTCAGGCCTTTATTAGTGTTGCTGTGTGGCAAGGCACTGGGCCGCGAAGGCGACGACCTGCGCCTGCTGGCGGCGACCATCGAATTCCTGCACACCGCGACCCTGCTGCATGACGACGTGGTCGACATGTCCGGCATGCGCCGTGGCCGTTCGACCGCCAACGCCATGTGGGGCAACGCCCCCAGCGTGCTGGTAGGCGACTTCCTGTACTCGCGCTCCTTCGAAATGATGGTCGAACTGGGCTCCATGCCGGTGATGAAGATCCTTTCGCAGGCCACGCGCGTCATCGCCGAAGGCGAAGTGTTGCAACTGTCGAAGGTTCGTGACGCCAGCACCACCGAAGAAACCTATATGGAAGTCATCCGCGGTAAGACCGCGATGCTCTTCGAGGCCTCGACCCACAGCGCAGCCGCCCTGTGCGAAGCCACGCCGGAACAGGCTGAAGCCCTGCGCACCTTTGGTGACCACCTGGGCGTGGCCTTCCAACTGGTCGACGACCTGCTGGACTACAAAGGCGACGCGGACACCTTGGGCAAGAACGTCGGTGACGACCTGGCCGAAGGCAAGCCGACCCTGCCGCTGATCTACACCATGCGCGAAGGCACACCGGAACAGGCAGCCCTGGTGCGCAAGGCGATCCAGAAAGGCGGTATCGAAGACCTGGAAAGCATCCGCGAAGCTGTGGAAGCCTCGGGTTCGCTGGAATATACCGCGCAACTGGCCCGTGACTATGTGGCCCGTGCGATCCAGTGCCTCGAAGCGCTGCCTGCCAGCGAGTATCGCGATGCGCTGGTGGAGCTGAGCGAATTTGCGGTAGCCCGTACGCACTGA
- a CDS encoding zinc ribbon domain-containing protein YjdM: MSTLPPCPKCNSEYTYEDGAQLICPECAHEWSASGEVEAASDDAVKKDSVGNVLQDGDTITVIKDLKVKGTSLVVKVGTKVKNIRLCDGDHDIDCKIDGIGPMKLKSEFVRKV; the protein is encoded by the coding sequence GTGAGCACGTTGCCACCCTGCCCGAAATGCAATTCCGAATACACCTATGAAGACGGCGCTCAGCTGATCTGCCCCGAGTGCGCTCACGAATGGTCCGCCAGCGGTGAAGTCGAAGCGGCTTCCGATGACGCGGTGAAAAAGGACTCGGTCGGCAACGTCCTGCAGGACGGCGATACCATCACCGTGATCAAGGACCTGAAGGTCAAGGGCACTTCCCTGGTGGTCAAGGTCGGCACCAAGGTCAAGAACATCCGCCTGTGCGACGGCGACCATGACATCGACTGCAAGATCGATGGCATCGGCCCGATGAAGCTCAAGTCCGAGTTCGTCAGGAAAGTCTGA
- a CDS encoding PA4570 family protein: protein MTYLIDAWLDRPHPYLRILHRETGEVCAVLEEEALSELQDQGDLDLNGLSSNEPVVLKEVVRNLFLFCYARALRPTTDLNGKFHP from the coding sequence ATGACTTATTTGATCGATGCCTGGCTGGACCGCCCGCACCCTTACCTGAGGATTCTGCATCGGGAAACCGGGGAAGTCTGTGCGGTGCTTGAGGAGGAAGCCTTGAGCGAGCTGCAGGATCAGGGAGACTTGGATCTCAATGGCTTGAGCTCGAACGAGCCGGTGGTGCTCAAGGAAGTGGTGAGGAATCTGTTTCTGTTCTGCTACGCCCGGGCATTGCGCCCGACGACAGACCTCAATGGCAAATTTCATCCATGA
- a CDS encoding FKBP-type peptidyl-prolyl cis-trans isomerase, which yields MSEVNLSTDETRVSYGIGRQLGDQLRDNPPPGVSLDAILAGLTDAFAGKPSRVGQEEMSASFKVIREIMQAEAAAKAEAAAGAGLAFLAENAKRDGITTLASGLQFEVLTAGEGAKPSREDTVRTHYHGTLIDGTVFDSSYERGQPAEFPVGGVIAGWTEALQLMNAGSKWRLYVPSELAYGAQGVGSIPPHSVLVFDVELLDVL from the coding sequence ATGTCCGAAGTAAATCTGTCCACCGACGAAACCCGCGTCAGCTACGGTATTGGCCGTCAGCTGGGCGACCAACTGCGTGACAACCCGCCACCGGGTGTGAGCCTGGACGCGATCCTGGCAGGTCTGACCGACGCTTTCGCCGGCAAGCCAAGCCGCGTTGGCCAGGAAGAAATGTCCGCCAGCTTCAAGGTGATCCGCGAAATCATGCAGGCCGAAGCTGCAGCCAAGGCTGAAGCAGCAGCCGGTGCAGGCCTGGCCTTCCTGGCTGAAAACGCCAAGCGTGATGGCATCACCACCCTGGCTTCCGGTCTGCAATTCGAAGTGCTGACCGCCGGTGAAGGCGCCAAGCCATCCCGTGAAGACACCGTGCGTACTCACTACCACGGCACCCTGATCGACGGCACTGTGTTCGACAGCTCCTACGAGCGCGGCCAGCCTGCGGAATTCCCGGTTGGCGGCGTGATCGCCGGCTGGACCGAAGCCCTGCAACTGATGAATGCCGGCAGCAAATGGCGCCTGTACGTGCCGAGCGAACTGGCTTACGGCGCTCAAGGCGTTGGCAGCATTCCGCCGCACAGCGTACTGGTGTTCGACGTCGAGCTGCTCGACGTTCTGTAA
- a CDS encoding DUF6482 family protein has translation MNLQELNAYAVAGKLDELNLISLEGGIYLLEARMHGAAYPLSDTHGHMMHLRSVEHARDVLRSFPKLNFNLVHHLVHDEMCGLLGIDEMLKVPIDQRSSAQR, from the coding sequence ATGAACTTGCAAGAACTCAATGCCTATGCCGTCGCCGGGAAGCTCGACGAGCTGAACCTGATTTCCCTGGAAGGCGGAATTTACCTGCTGGAGGCGCGGATGCACGGCGCCGCCTACCCGCTGAGCGACACCCACGGCCACATGATGCACCTGCGCTCGGTGGAGCATGCCCGTGATGTGCTGCGTTCCTTTCCCAAGTTGAACTTCAATCTGGTGCATCACCTGGTGCATGACGAGATGTGCGGGCTCTTGGGCATTGATGAAATGCTGAAGGTGCCGATCGATCAGCGTTCCTCTGCGCAGCGCTGA
- a CDS encoding TIGR00645 family protein yields the protein MERFIENAMYASRWLLAPIYFGLSLGLLALALKFFQEVFHVIPNVFSMAESDLILVLLSLIDMALVGGLLVMVMISGYENFVSQLDIDDSKEKLNWLGTMDSSSLKMKVAASIVAISSIHLLRIFMDAKNVDPEHLQWYVIIHMTFVVSAFAMGYLDKVTKH from the coding sequence ATGGAACGCTTTATCGAAAACGCAATGTACGCCTCCCGCTGGCTGCTGGCGCCCATCTACTTCGGCCTGTCCCTGGGGTTGCTGGCCCTGGCACTGAAGTTCTTCCAGGAAGTCTTCCACGTCATTCCCAACGTCTTTTCCATGGCCGAATCGGACCTGATCCTGGTGCTGCTGTCGCTGATCGACATGGCGCTGGTAGGCGGTTTGCTGGTGATGGTGATGATTTCCGGTTACGAAAACTTCGTCTCCCAGCTGGACATCGACGACTCCAAGGAAAAGCTCAATTGGCTGGGCACCATGGACTCGTCTTCCCTGAAGATGAAAGTGGCGGCGTCCATCGTGGCGATTTCTTCCATCCACCTGCTGCGTATCTTCATGGATGCCAAGAATGTCGATCCCGAGCATCTGCAGTGGTATGTGATCATTCACATGACGTTCGTGGTCTCGGCCTTCGCCATGGGTTATCTGGATAAAGTGACCAAGCACTGA
- a CDS encoding Lon protease family protein, with translation MPDPVAASLRLAPEALTRPFSAEQFSFSTTNDLEPFRGVLGQERAVEALQFGVAMPRPGYNVFVMGEPGTGRFSFVKRYLKAEGKRLQTPADWVYVNNFDEPREPRALELPSGTAGAFIGDINGLIDNLLATFPAVFEHPSYQQKKSAIDRAFNQRYDKALDVIERLALEKDVALYRDSSNIAFTPMLEGKALDEAEFAQLPEAERERFHEDISALEERLNEELASLPQWKRESSNQLRHLNEETITLALQPLLSPLSEKYAENAAVCGYLQAMQVYLLKTVVEQLVDDSKTDAVARKLLEEQYAPSLVVGHSVSGGAPVVFEPHPTYENLFGRIEYSTDQGALYTTYRQLRPGALHRANGGFLILEAEKMLGEPFVWDALKRALQSRKLKMESPLSEMGRFATVTLTPQHIPLQVKVIIIGARSLYYTLQDLDPDFQEMFRVLVDFDEDIPMVDESLEQFAQLLKTRTSEEGMAPLTADAVARLATYSARLAEHQGRLSARIGDLFQLVSEADFIRHLASDEMTDAGHIERALKAKATRTGRVSARILDDMLAGIILIDTAGAAVGKCNGLTVLEVGDSAFGVPARISATVYPGGSGIVDIEREVNLGQPIHSKGVMILTGYLGSRYAQEFPLAISASIALEQSYGYVDGDSASLGEACTLISALSKTPLKQCFAITGSINQFGEVQAVGGVNEKIEGFFRLCEARGLTGEQGAIIPHANVATLMLDEKVLAAVRAGQFHVYAVRQADEALSLLVGEPAGEPDENGEFPEGSVNARVVERLRVIAEMISEDDLKEAEKEMAVEALAEAKPA, from the coding sequence ATGCCTGATCCTGTTGCTGCCAGCTTGCGTCTTGCGCCCGAAGCGCTGACCCGTCCGTTTTCCGCTGAACAGTTCAGCTTCTCTACCACCAACGATCTGGAGCCCTTTCGCGGTGTGCTCGGCCAGGAACGCGCGGTCGAAGCCTTGCAGTTCGGTGTGGCCATGCCACGCCCCGGTTACAACGTATTCGTCATGGGTGAACCCGGCACCGGCCGGTTCTCGTTCGTCAAACGCTACCTGAAGGCCGAAGGCAAGCGCCTGCAGACCCCGGCGGACTGGGTCTACGTCAATAACTTCGATGAGCCGCGCGAACCCCGTGCACTGGAGTTGCCATCAGGCACCGCCGGTGCCTTCATCGGTGACATCAACGGTTTGATCGACAACCTGCTGGCTACCTTCCCGGCAGTGTTCGAACACCCGTCCTACCAGCAGAAGAAAAGCGCCATCGACCGTGCTTTCAACCAGCGTTACGACAAGGCACTGGACGTGATCGAGCGTCTGGCGCTGGAAAAAGACGTCGCGCTCTACCGTGACAGCAGCAACATCGCGTTTACCCCGATGCTCGAAGGCAAGGCGCTGGACGAGGCGGAATTTGCCCAGTTGCCGGAAGCCGAACGCGAGCGTTTCCACGAGGACATCTCGGCCCTTGAAGAGCGCTTGAACGAAGAGCTCGCCAGCCTGCCGCAATGGAAGCGCGAGTCGAGCAATCAACTGCGCCACCTCAACGAAGAAACCATCACCCTGGCCTTGCAGCCGCTGTTGTCGCCGCTGTCGGAGAAGTATGCCGAGAACGCGGCTGTCTGCGGTTATCTGCAAGCCATGCAGGTATACCTGCTCAAAACCGTGGTCGAGCAACTGGTGGACGACAGCAAGACAGACGCCGTCGCCCGCAAACTGTTGGAAGAGCAATACGCCCCGAGCCTGGTGGTCGGCCACTCCGTCAGCGGCGGCGCTCCAGTGGTGTTCGAGCCGCACCCGACCTATGAAAACCTGTTCGGCCGCATCGAATACAGCACCGACCAGGGCGCGCTGTACACGACTTATCGCCAGTTGCGACCGGGTGCCCTGCACCGCGCCAACGGCGGTTTCCTGATCCTTGAAGCGGAAAAAATGCTTGGCGAGCCATTCGTGTGGGACGCGCTGAAACGCGCCCTGCAATCGCGCAAGCTGAAGATGGAATCGCCTCTAAGCGAAATGGGTCGTTTCGCCACTGTCACCCTGACTCCGCAGCACATTCCGTTGCAGGTCAAAGTGATCATCATCGGTGCCCGTTCGCTCTACTACACGCTGCAGGACCTTGATCCGGACTTCCAGGAGATGTTCCGCGTCCTGGTGGATTTCGATGAAGACATCCCGATGGTCGATGAAAGCCTGGAGCAGTTTGCCCAGTTGCTGAAAACCCGTACCTCTGAAGAAGGCATGGCACCGTTGACCGCCGATGCGGTGGCGCGTCTGGCGACCTACAGCGCGCGGCTGGCCGAGCATCAGGGGCGGTTGTCGGCGCGCATCGGTGATCTGTTCCAACTGGTCAGCGAAGCGGACTTCATTCGCCATCTGGCGTCGGACGAGATGACCGACGCCGGTCACATCGAACGCGCGCTAAAGGCCAAAGCGACCCGCACCGGGCGCGTCTCGGCACGGATTCTCGACGACATGCTGGCAGGGATCATCCTGATCGATACCGCTGGCGCGGCGGTCGGCAAATGCAACGGGCTGACGGTGCTGGAGGTCGGCGATTCGGCCTTCGGCGTGCCGGCGCGGATTTCCGCCACGGTGTACCCGGGCGGCAGCGGCATCGTCGACATCGAGCGTGAGGTCAACCTCGGGCAACCGATCCACTCCAAGGGGGTGATGATTCTCACCGGGTATCTGGGCAGCCGTTACGCCCAGGAATTCCCGCTGGCGATTTCGGCGAGCATCGCCCTGGAGCAGTCCTACGGTTACGTGGACGGCGACAGTGCGTCCCTGGGCGAGGCGTGCACCTTGATTTCGGCCCTGTCGAAAACACCGCTCAAGCAGTGCTTTGCCATCACCGGTTCTATCAACCAGTTCGGTGAAGTGCAGGCAGTGGGTGGGGTCAACGAGAAGATCGAAGGCTTCTTCCGTCTCTGTGAAGCCCGTGGCTTGACGGGCGAGCAGGGCGCGATCATTCCCCACGCCAACGTGGCCACGCTGATGCTCGACGAGAAAGTGCTGGCCGCGGTGCGCGCGGGGCAGTTCCACGTCTACGCGGTACGCCAGGCCGATGAGGCGCTGAGCCTGCTGGTCGGCGAGCCGGCGGGTGAGCCGGACGAGAACGGCGAGTTCCCGGAAGGCAGCGTCAATGCGCGGGTTGTGGAGCGTTTGCGGGTCATCGCCGAAATGATCAGCGAGGATGATCTGAAGGAGGCGGAGAAGGAAATGGCGGTCGAGGCGTTGGCGGAGGCCAAGCCGGCTTGA
- a CDS encoding DUF3015 domain-containing protein: MKRILLGTLFTAVSINAMAQAPGGPDCGWGNMLFEGQRGTPAHFLASTTNGTSGNATFGMTSGTNGCSTNASLTYGGKSWFAMNGMMNELSEDMAKGQGEALTTYAVVLGVAPEDRAHFAAVTHEHFQQIFSKADVTAEDVHTNTMAVLKNDPRLAKYATQA, from the coding sequence ATGAAACGGATTCTTCTCGGTACTCTCTTCACCGCTGTATCCATCAACGCCATGGCACAGGCGCCAGGCGGTCCGGATTGCGGTTGGGGCAACATGCTGTTCGAAGGTCAGCGTGGCACTCCGGCTCACTTCCTGGCATCCACCACCAACGGCACTTCCGGTAACGCAACCTTCGGCATGACTTCGGGCACCAACGGTTGCTCCACCAACGCCTCGCTGACCTATGGCGGCAAATCCTGGTTTGCCATGAATGGGATGATGAACGAGCTGTCCGAAGACATGGCCAAGGGTCAGGGCGAAGCACTGACGACCTATGCCGTGGTACTGGGCGTGGCACCGGAAGACCGCGCGCACTTCGCCGCCGTCACTCACGAGCACTTCCAGCAGATCTTCAGCAAGGCCGATGTGACCGCCGAAGATGTGCACACCAACACCATGGCCGTTCTGAAGAACGACCCTCGTCTGGCCAAGTACGCCACGCAGGCTTAA